The following are encoded in a window of Gasterosteus aculeatus chromosome 5, fGasAcu3.hap1.1, whole genome shotgun sequence genomic DNA:
- the LOC120818877 gene encoding uncharacterized protein LOC120818877, with product MEAQIHPLESVISYLYKENAVLSEKVECRTMEAISTAELVQKVQLMETKEKQMMNEMNKKIDSLESVILCLKKENAVLSEKVECRAMEAMSTADLIQKVQLMETKQKQMEDKMKEQEKMLRDFEENNQCLRMRTNIKNDKVKSKERTFADSIKELEDELDEQENIHEEAIKQLTAEKKELEDRCLHEQQEQKFTDSIKDLEDKLEKQKQMFRDFDEKNQDWRMRTNIKNDKMKSKERTFADSIKEFEGELDEQENMNEEAIKQLTAEKKQLEDLCLHEHQKRRYFRFFRRTENRDEELQRMKVKMLEGQRKKAGKQG from the coding sequence ATGGAGGCACAAATTCACCCACTGGAATCAGTCATTTCGTATCTCTACAAGGAAAATGCGGTTCTCTCTGAAAAGGTTGAATGCAGAACTATGGAGGCCATATCCACTGCAGAGCTGGTTCAGAAAGTCCAGCTGATGGAAACGAAAGAAAAGCAGATGATGAATGAGATGAACAAAAAAATTGACAGCCTGGAATCAGTCATTTTGTGTCTCAAGAAGGAAAATGCGGTTCTCTCTGAAAAGGTTGAATGCAGAGCTATGGAGGCCATGTCCACTGCAGACCTGATTCAGAAAGTCCAGCTGATGGAGACGAAACAAAAGCAGATGGAGGACAAGATGAAGGAACAAGAGAAAATGTTAAGGGACTTTGAAGAGAATAATCAGTGCTTGCGCATGAGAACAAACATCAAGAACGACAAGGTGAAGAGCAAGGAGCGAACGTTCGCAGACAGCATTAAAGAGTTGGAAGACGAGCTGGATGAACAGGAGAACATACATGAAGAGGCCATCAAACAACTGACAGCTGAGAAAAAGGAACTGGAGGACCGCTGTCTCCATGAGCAACAGGAACAAAAGTTCACAGACAGCATTAAAGACTTGGAAGACAAATTGGAGAAACAGAAGCAAATGTTCAGAGACTTTGATGAGAAAAATCAGGACTGGCGCATGAGAACAAACATCAAGAACGACAAGATGAAGAGCAAGGAGCGAACGTTCGCAGACAGCATTAAAGAGTTCGAAGGTGAGCTGGATGAACAGGAGAACATGAATGAAGAGGCCATCAAACAACTGACAGCTGAGAAAAAGCAACTGGAGGACCTCTGTCTCCATGAGCATCAAAAGAGAAGATACTTCCGTTTTTTCAGAAGGACGGAAAACAGAGATGAAGAACTACAGAGAATGAAAGTCAAGATGCTGGAGGGGCAGAGAAAGAAGGCAGGAAAACAAGGCTGA
- the ercc4 gene encoding DNA repair endonuclease XPF isoform X2 produces the protein MRNLFVKKLYLWPRFQASVNTALDRHKPEVVELHVSLTPAMRAIQSSILDIMSACLKELKRYNPTLEAEDLSVENTLGNAFEKTIRHYLDPLWHQLGAKTKALVQDLKVLRILLLYLTQYDCVTFLNLLESLRSSQKNFGSNSGWLFLDSSTSMFMNARARVYRLPESKKKLKVGAEEEKPKTSSACGVKRELVLENSPKWEALTEVLQEMERENKSSQQEPGRVLICASDDRTCAQLQQYIRRGSDRMLNRLYVRTIGKRDSSAAASMDFESHKKGHGWPRKGAKGKEPAQKKKSTKSKNRPSLTLTQMMGKDEMDKAAGTGSSGDEGDPMEDEEEQLQLDLSSDAYYGVLKEPLTVLHPLKGLTDPHSLTRVLHEVEPSFVVLYDAEVGFVRQLEIYKASRPGKRLRVYFLIYGGSTEEQKYLTALSKEKKAFEHLIREKATMVIPEEREGRGDTNLDLARHLEPANATTNTRKAGGQEQPKEPSRVIVDMREFRSELPSLLHRRGLDIEPVTLEVGDYILAPDTCVERKSVSDLIGSLQSGRLYTQCLSMTRYYKKPVLLIEFDPAKPFSLMARSDFRHEISSNDVSSKLTLLTLHFPRLRILWCPSPHATAELFLDLKQGRCEPDAAAAQAVTAESDMVAESAELYNPGPYDFLLKMPGVNVKNYRAVVKNADNLADMCKLGQDKLAEILGNANNGRLLYEFLHNVADVPAPVQKAKHTCL, from the exons ATGAGAAACCTCTTTGTCAAGAAACTCTACCTTTGGCCTAG GTTTCAAGCATCAGTGAACACGGCACTGGACCGCCACAAGCCGGAGGTGGTGGAGCTCCACGTGTCACTGACGCCTGCCATGAGGGCCATCCAGAGCTCCATCCTGGATATCATGAGCGCCTGTCTGAAGGAGCTGAAGCGCTACAACCCCACTCTGGAGGCTGAGGACCTCTCAGTGGAGAACACGCTAGGCAACGCCTTCGAAAAG ACCATCCGTCACTACCTGGACCCCCTGTGGCACCAGCTGGGAGCCAAGACCAAGGCCCTGGTCCAGGACTTGAAGGTGCTGAGGATCCTCCTGCTCTACCTCACACAGTACGACTGCGTCACCTTCCTCAATCTGCTTGAGTCGCTGCGCTCCAGTCAAAAGAACTTTGGATCCAATTCAG GGTGGTTGTTCCTCGACTCCAGCACCTCCATGTTTATGAATGCCAGGGCCAGAGTGTACCGCTTACCCGAGAGCAAGAAGAAACTCAAAGTGGgcgcggaggaggagaaaccgAAGACGTCCTCTGCATGCG gGGTGAAGCGGGAACTGGTGCTGGAAAACAGCCCCAAGTGGGAGGCTCTGACTGAGGTCctgcaggagatggagagggagaacaAGAGCTCTCAACAGGAACCAG GTCGCGTGCTGATCTGTGCCAGTGATGACCGGACGTGTGCCCAGCTTCAGCAGTACATCCGGCGCGGCTCTGACCGGATGCTCAACCGACTGTACGTGCGCACAATCGGGAAACGGGACTCTTCTGCGGCCGCCTCAATGGATTTTGAGTCGCACAAAAAGGGCCACGGCTGGCCGAGAAAAGGAGCCAAGGGGAAGGAGCCCGCACAGAAGAAAAAGTCCACCAAGAGTAAGAACAGGCCGTCCTTGACCCTGACCCAGATGATGGGGAAAGACGAGATGGACAAAGCTGCGGGGACGGGCAGCAGTGGAGATGAGGGTGACCcgatggaggatgaggaggagcagctgcagctggattTGTCGTCGGATGCCTACTACGGTGTCCTGAAGGAGCCGCTGACCGTCCTCCACCCGCTCAAAGGTCTCACAGACCCGCACAGCTTGACGCGGGTGCTGCACGAGGTGGAGCCCAGTTTTGTGGTGCTCTACGACGCCGAAGTCGGTTTCGTCCGCCAGCTGGAGATCTACAAAGCCAGCCGGCCTGGGAAGAGACTGAGGGTGTATTTCCTCATCTATGGAGGCTCGACAGAAGAACAGAAGTACCTGACGGCGCTGTCCAAGGAGAAGAAAGCCTTCGAACACCTGATCAG agaAAAGGCTACCATGGTCATTCccgaagagagggaggggcgaGGAGACACCAACCTAGACCTCGCTAGACATTTAGAGCCTGCCAACGCCACCACCAACACCCGCAAAGCAG GAGGCCAGGAGCAGCCCAAAGAGCCCTCCCGCGTCATCGTGGACATGCGGGAGTTCCGCAGCGAGTTGCCCTCCCTGTTGCACCGCCGCGGGCTGGACATCGAGCCCGTCACCTTAGAGGTGGGGGACTACATCCTGGCACCGGACACGTGCGTGGAACGCAAGAGCGTCAGCGACCTGATTGGCTCGCTGCAGAGCGGCCGCCTTTACACCCAGTGCCTCTCCATGACCCGGTACTACAAGAAACCGGTGCTCCTCATCGAGTTTGACCCGGCAAAACCCTTCTCCCTGATGGCCCGGTCCGATTTCCGTCATGAGATCTCGTCGAACGACGTTTCCTCCAAACTCACCTTGCTCACCTTGCACTTCCCCCGGCTGCGTATACTGTGGTGCCCCTCCCCGCACGCCACAGCGGAGCTTTTCCTCGACCTGAAGCAGGGTCGCTGCGAAcccgacgccgccgccgcccaggCGGTCACCGCCGAGTCGGACATGGTGGCTGAGTCGGCAGAACTCTACAACCCCGGACCTTATGACTTCCTGTTGAAAATGCCCGGGGTCAATGTGAAGAACTACAGGGCCGTCGTGAAGAATGCAGACAACCTGGCGGATATGTGCAAACTGGGCCAGGACAAGCTGGCGGAAATACTGGGGAACGCTAACAACGGCAGGTTGCTGTATGAGTTCCTGCATAACGTCGCCGATGTCCCCGCTCCCGTGCAGAAAGCCAAACACACATGTTTGTAG
- the ercc4 gene encoding DNA repair endonuclease XPF isoform X1, producing the protein MAAPLLEFETEMFLSLFECDGLLVVAEGLGIDRILLQFMRVYSEQGSLVLLLNTTTPEQEYFTEQLRVEGVTHLPRTVTSEVNSAERYNVYTEGGVLFVTSRILVVDFLTDRIPAHLISGILVYRAHKIIESFQEAFILRLYRQKNKTGFIKAFTDKATSFSSGFCQVERVMRNLFVKKLYLWPRFQASVNTALDRHKPEVVELHVSLTPAMRAIQSSILDIMSACLKELKRYNPTLEAEDLSVENTLGNAFEKTIRHYLDPLWHQLGAKTKALVQDLKVLRILLLYLTQYDCVTFLNLLESLRSSQKNFGSNSGWLFLDSSTSMFMNARARVYRLPESKKKLKVGAEEEKPKTSSACGVKRELVLENSPKWEALTEVLQEMERENKSSQQEPGRVLICASDDRTCAQLQQYIRRGSDRMLNRLYVRTIGKRDSSAAASMDFESHKKGHGWPRKGAKGKEPAQKKKSTKSKNRPSLTLTQMMGKDEMDKAAGTGSSGDEGDPMEDEEEQLQLDLSSDAYYGVLKEPLTVLHPLKGLTDPHSLTRVLHEVEPSFVVLYDAEVGFVRQLEIYKASRPGKRLRVYFLIYGGSTEEQKYLTALSKEKKAFEHLIREKATMVIPEEREGRGDTNLDLARHLEPANATTNTRKAGGQEQPKEPSRVIVDMREFRSELPSLLHRRGLDIEPVTLEVGDYILAPDTCVERKSVSDLIGSLQSGRLYTQCLSMTRYYKKPVLLIEFDPAKPFSLMARSDFRHEISSNDVSSKLTLLTLHFPRLRILWCPSPHATAELFLDLKQGRCEPDAAAAQAVTAESDMVAESAELYNPGPYDFLLKMPGVNVKNYRAVVKNADNLADMCKLGQDKLAEILGNANNGRLLYEFLHNVADVPAPVQKAKHTCL; encoded by the exons ATGGCGGCGCCGCTCCTTGAGTTTGAGACCGAGATGTTTCTGAGTCTGTTTGAATGCGACGGGCTGCTGGTGGTCGCGGAGGGCTTGGGCATAGACCGCATCCTGCTGCAGTTCATGCGCGTTTACTCGGAGCAGGGcagcctggtgctgctgctcaacACCACCACACCGGAACAG GAGTATTTCACGGAGCAGTTGCGAGTGGAGGGGGTGACCCACCTGCCCAGGACCGTGACCAGCGAGGTCAACAGCGCAGAGCGCTACAACGTCTACACCGAGGGAGGCGTGCTGTTTGTCACCAGCCGGATCCTGGTGGTCGACTTCCTCACCGACCGCATCCCTGCTCATCTCATATCAG GCATCCTGGTGTATCGGGCTCATAAAATCATCGAGTCGTTTCAGGAGGCCTTCATCCTTCGTCTTTACAGACAGAAGAACAAGACCGGCTTCATCAAGGCCTTCACTGACAAAGCCACGTCCTTCTCCTCGGGCTTCTGCCAGGTGGAGCGTGTGATGAGAAACCTCTTTGTCAAGAAACTCTACCTTTGGCCTAG GTTTCAAGCATCAGTGAACACGGCACTGGACCGCCACAAGCCGGAGGTGGTGGAGCTCCACGTGTCACTGACGCCTGCCATGAGGGCCATCCAGAGCTCCATCCTGGATATCATGAGCGCCTGTCTGAAGGAGCTGAAGCGCTACAACCCCACTCTGGAGGCTGAGGACCTCTCAGTGGAGAACACGCTAGGCAACGCCTTCGAAAAG ACCATCCGTCACTACCTGGACCCCCTGTGGCACCAGCTGGGAGCCAAGACCAAGGCCCTGGTCCAGGACTTGAAGGTGCTGAGGATCCTCCTGCTCTACCTCACACAGTACGACTGCGTCACCTTCCTCAATCTGCTTGAGTCGCTGCGCTCCAGTCAAAAGAACTTTGGATCCAATTCAG GGTGGTTGTTCCTCGACTCCAGCACCTCCATGTTTATGAATGCCAGGGCCAGAGTGTACCGCTTACCCGAGAGCAAGAAGAAACTCAAAGTGGgcgcggaggaggagaaaccgAAGACGTCCTCTGCATGCG gGGTGAAGCGGGAACTGGTGCTGGAAAACAGCCCCAAGTGGGAGGCTCTGACTGAGGTCctgcaggagatggagagggagaacaAGAGCTCTCAACAGGAACCAG GTCGCGTGCTGATCTGTGCCAGTGATGACCGGACGTGTGCCCAGCTTCAGCAGTACATCCGGCGCGGCTCTGACCGGATGCTCAACCGACTGTACGTGCGCACAATCGGGAAACGGGACTCTTCTGCGGCCGCCTCAATGGATTTTGAGTCGCACAAAAAGGGCCACGGCTGGCCGAGAAAAGGAGCCAAGGGGAAGGAGCCCGCACAGAAGAAAAAGTCCACCAAGAGTAAGAACAGGCCGTCCTTGACCCTGACCCAGATGATGGGGAAAGACGAGATGGACAAAGCTGCGGGGACGGGCAGCAGTGGAGATGAGGGTGACCcgatggaggatgaggaggagcagctgcagctggattTGTCGTCGGATGCCTACTACGGTGTCCTGAAGGAGCCGCTGACCGTCCTCCACCCGCTCAAAGGTCTCACAGACCCGCACAGCTTGACGCGGGTGCTGCACGAGGTGGAGCCCAGTTTTGTGGTGCTCTACGACGCCGAAGTCGGTTTCGTCCGCCAGCTGGAGATCTACAAAGCCAGCCGGCCTGGGAAGAGACTGAGGGTGTATTTCCTCATCTATGGAGGCTCGACAGAAGAACAGAAGTACCTGACGGCGCTGTCCAAGGAGAAGAAAGCCTTCGAACACCTGATCAG agaAAAGGCTACCATGGTCATTCccgaagagagggaggggcgaGGAGACACCAACCTAGACCTCGCTAGACATTTAGAGCCTGCCAACGCCACCACCAACACCCGCAAAGCAG GAGGCCAGGAGCAGCCCAAAGAGCCCTCCCGCGTCATCGTGGACATGCGGGAGTTCCGCAGCGAGTTGCCCTCCCTGTTGCACCGCCGCGGGCTGGACATCGAGCCCGTCACCTTAGAGGTGGGGGACTACATCCTGGCACCGGACACGTGCGTGGAACGCAAGAGCGTCAGCGACCTGATTGGCTCGCTGCAGAGCGGCCGCCTTTACACCCAGTGCCTCTCCATGACCCGGTACTACAAGAAACCGGTGCTCCTCATCGAGTTTGACCCGGCAAAACCCTTCTCCCTGATGGCCCGGTCCGATTTCCGTCATGAGATCTCGTCGAACGACGTTTCCTCCAAACTCACCTTGCTCACCTTGCACTTCCCCCGGCTGCGTATACTGTGGTGCCCCTCCCCGCACGCCACAGCGGAGCTTTTCCTCGACCTGAAGCAGGGTCGCTGCGAAcccgacgccgccgccgcccaggCGGTCACCGCCGAGTCGGACATGGTGGCTGAGTCGGCAGAACTCTACAACCCCGGACCTTATGACTTCCTGTTGAAAATGCCCGGGGTCAATGTGAAGAACTACAGGGCCGTCGTGAAGAATGCAGACAACCTGGCGGATATGTGCAAACTGGGCCAGGACAAGCTGGCGGAAATACTGGGGAACGCTAACAACGGCAGGTTGCTGTATGAGTTCCTGCATAACGTCGCCGATGTCCCCGCTCCCGTGCAGAAAGCCAAACACACATGTTTGTAG